A region from the Rosa rugosa chromosome 6, drRosRugo1.1, whole genome shotgun sequence genome encodes:
- the LOC133714886 gene encoding (+)-neomenthol dehydrogenase-like, with product MAESTKRYAVVTGSNKGIGFETVRQLASKGITVVLTARDEKRGLEAVEKLKESGLSGQVVFHQLDVADPASIASLAQFIKTQYGRLDILVNNAAIFGAIIDNTDGFKAAIESGAGPGQIDYTKLLTETYELTEECLQINYYGAKRTAEALIPLLQLSDSPRIVNVSSSAGKLKNIPSDRVKGVLSTDVENLSEESVDEILTEFLNDLKESLLESKGWPSAMSGYILSKAAMNAYTRILAKKYPGFRVNFVCPGYAKTDINLNTGGLPVEEGAASVVNLALLPNDGPTGQFFFRSEVQSL from the exons ATGGCGGAATCAACTAAGAG GTATGCAGTTGTGACAGGATCAAACAAAGGAATCGGATTCGAAACTGTAAGGCAGTTGGCCTCAAAGGGAATCACTGTGGTGTTAACTGCTAGAGACGAGAAGAGGGGCCTTGAAGCTGTTGAGAAACTGAAAGAATCTGGCCTCTCAGGCCAAGTAGTTTTTCACCAACTTGATGTGGCTGACCCTGCTAGTATTGCTTCTCTGGCACAATTCATCAAAACACAGTATGGAAGACTCGATATTTTG GTGAACAATGCTGCGATTTTTGGAGCTATAATTGATAATACTGATGGTTTTAAAGCTGCAATTGAATCTGGTGCT GGACCAGGACAGATTGATTATACAAAGTTGCTGACTGAAACTTATGAGTTAACAGAAGAATGCTTGCAAATCAATTATTATGGTGCTAAAAGAACAGCTGAAGCACTAATTCCACTCCTCCAGCTATCTGATTCACCAAGGATTGTTAATGTTTCATCCTCCGCGGGGAAGTTAAAGAACATACCAAGTGATCGAGTGAAAGGAGTTCTTAGTACTGATGTCGAGAACCTGAGCGAAGAGAGTGTAGATGAAATATTAACAGAGTTTCTAAACGACCTCAAGGAGAGTTTACTTGAAAGCAAGGGTTGGCCTTCTGCGATGTCAGGCTATATACTCTCAAAAGCAGCAATGAATGCATATACAAGGATTCTAGCCAAGAAGTACCCTGGTTTTCGCGTCAACTTTGTCTGCCCTGGCTATGCCAAAACAGATATAAACTTAAATACCGGTGGCTTGCCTGTTGAAGAAGGTGCTGCAAGTGTCGTGAATTTAGCATTGCTGCCTAATGATGGCCCCACAGGCCAATTCTTTTTTCGGTCTGAAGTACAAAGTCTTTAA